The sequence GTACAGACTGCAATCAAGCCGCACCCGCTCGCGGTTCAACCCCAGCTTGCGGCAGGCCAGGGCAAAGCGCTGGCCCAGCATATCGGCCCATGCGCCCTGGCCCTTCATGCGCTGGCCAAACTGGCTGCTGTAGACCTTGCCCTCGGCCCGCTGTTCCTCGCTGATGCCATGCAGATCGCGCACCCGCTCCAGTACGCGCTGGGCGCGGTCGGGGTAGTGCTGGCGCAGCCAGGCTTCAAACAGGGGCGCCACCTCCCAGGGCAGACGCAGCACGGCATAAAAGGCCTGGCGCGCGCCGGCCGCGTGGGCTGCGGCCAGCACCTGCTCCAGGTCATCGTTCAAAAAAGGGATTTGCGGCGCCAGGCTCACGCCCACGGGCACACCGGCCTCGGCCAGGATGCGCACGGTGCGCAGCCGCCGGTGCGGCGCTGCGGCCCGGGGCTCCAGCCTGCGGGCCAGCTCGGGCTGCAGCGTGGTGAGGGTGACGTACACGGCCACCAGCCGCTGGCGCGCCAGCGGCACCAGCAGGTCCAGATCGCGCTCCACACCGCTGCCCTTGGTGACGATGGAAAACGGGTGGCGCGCCTGGGCCAGCACCTCGATCACACGCCGCGTCAGCCCCAGCTCGCGCTCTATGGGCTGGTAGCAGTCGGTGACCGAGCCCAGCATCACGGGCGCGGCCCGGTGGCTGGGCCTGGACAGCTCGGCCCGCAGCACTTCGGGCATATTGGCTTTGGCAATCAGCCGGGTTTCAAAGTCCAGCCCCGGCGAATAACCCAGATAGCCGTGGGTGGGCCGGGCATAGCAATAAATGCAGCCATGCTCGCAGCCCCGATAGGGGTTCAGCCCCAGGTGAAAAGGCAGATCGGGCGAGTCGTGGCGGCTGAAGGCGGATTTGCACTGCTCCCACTCCAGTTGGGTGTGCAGGGCGGCGGGTGTAAAGGCATCGTCTTCGCCCTCAGCGCCCTGCCCCCAGCCGTCGTCCATCGCCTCGCGCGCATCGCGGGCAAAGCGGTGGGCAATCTGGCTGAGCGCGGCCCGCCCCTTGTGCAGCGTGACGGGCTGCAGGGC comes from Comamonas sp. GB3 AK4-5 and encodes:
- a CDS encoding PA0069 family radical SAM protein produces the protein MPQPSHPDTPDALQPVTLHKGRAALSQIAHRFARDAREAMDDGWGQGAEGEDDAFTPAALHTQLEWEQCKSAFSRHDSPDLPFHLGLNPYRGCEHGCIYCYARPTHGYLGYSPGLDFETRLIAKANMPEVLRAELSRPSHRAAPVMLGSVTDCYQPIERELGLTRRVIEVLAQARHPFSIVTKGSGVERDLDLLVPLARQRLVAVYVTLTTLQPELARRLEPRAAAPHRRLRTVRILAEAGVPVGVSLAPQIPFLNDDLEQVLAAAHAAGARQAFYAVLRLPWEVAPLFEAWLRQHYPDRAQRVLERVRDLHGISEEQRAEGKVYSSQFGQRMKGQGAWADMLGQRFALACRKLGLNRERVRLDCSLYHHSLLSGQQSLF